Part of the Campylobacter suis genome, AGGAAGTGCAGCGATACCCATGATACCTATAAACATACCAACTGATGTCCATGGCATCTTTTTAGCAAGACCGCCTAAAACATCCATATCTCTTGTGTGTGTAGCGTGAAGGACTGAGCCAGCACAAAGGAAAAGCAAACCTTTAAATATAGCGTGATTTACCACGTGATAGCAACCTGCTAAAAAGCCGATAGCTGCAAGTGTGTTATTACCCGCTGCAAGTCCATAAATTCCAGTTCCTAAGCCAAGTAAGATAATGCCTATGTTCTCAACTGAGTGATAAGCAAGAAGTGCTTTATAGTCATGCTGACAAAGTGCGTATAAAACGCCAAATAGTGAGCTTGCTGCACCAAGGATTAAGACTGTTAGCCCAAAGTAAATGCTTAATGGCAAGAATAGAGTAAATTTTACAAGGGTAAAAAGTGCTACTTTTATCATAACGCCACTCATTAAAGCCGATACATTTGATGGAGCAGCAGGGTGTGCCATCGGTAGCCAAACATGAAAAGGCCACATACCAGCTTTTGAACCAAAGCCAACTAGGAAAAGTATAAATACAATAACTGATGCCATCATAGGCATTTTAACGCCAGCCCACGCACTAAACTCAGAGCTTCCTGCGTAGTAAGCGATGATTAAAAGACCACATGTTATACAAAAAGCACCGATTTGTGCGATACCAAGATATACCATGACCGCTTTTAGCGTGCCTTTGCCATCATTTACTAGGATTAGGAATGATGAGATTAAAGTCATTAGCTCCCAAAGTACGATAAAGCAAAATACATTATTCGCACTTATAACAAGTAGCATTGATAAGATGAAGAAGTTAAACAAACAAGCAAAAACGCCAACACTTGCTTTTTTGATATACTCTTCAGCATAGCTCATACCATACACACTACTTGCAAATCCTATAAACACCACGACAAAACTAAAAAAGTTTCCAAGTGGATTTAGTGCAAAAGTAGGTGAGTAAAGGAAATTTCCGCCCAAGGCAAAGCTATCGCTCACGCCCATATTTGCCACAAAGTAGCACATCGCGTAAAAACAGCTCACAGCAGACAGACCAAATCCAACTTTTACAGCAGTTTGTTGTGCATTGTAAAGAAAAATGCTAATTATACCGCTTAGTAAAAATAGAGAATACACAGTTATCATAGTGCGCCTCCTAAATTTTGGCTAGACTTTGCCATCTCATTAGGGGTGGCACTAAGCTCGTTTATCACGATACCTTCTGGCTGGCTCTCTTTTGTGCTTGGAGCACAGATGACATTTTTGCCAGCTAAAATTTTATCCACAAAGCTTTCAGCCGCCTCACTATCTATCTTTCTGCCTAGTTTGTGGTTATGACTTACTGGATCTACCATTATAATGGCTGAGGTAGGGCACACTTCAACACAGGCTGGACCGTTCTCACGACCGTTACATATATCGCATTTTATAGCGATATTTTTTGCACCTGACTGACTTTCTATCTCAAGATAGTACTTTGGCTCAGTCGCGTAGTTTATAGAAGGCATTAGCTCAGCATTTGAGCTTATAGCACCATAAGGACATGCGATAGTACAGAGTTTGCAACCGATACAAATTTCTTCATGCAGCTCTATGCAACTTTCGTTAAAACGCAATGCACCAGTAGGGCATACGTTCGCACAAGGACCATCATCGCATTGACGACACTGAGTCGGCATAACGCCATAAGCTTGGCGAAGGACTGTTAGGCGTGATTTTGAGAGTTTGCCACGCTCGTAAGCACTCTTAAAACATGACGCCATACAGGTAGCACAGCCGATGCATCGTTTGTAATCTGCGATCACAAATTTATGCTGTTTCATAAATTCTCCTTTCTATTGTGATTTTAGATTTTGCTATATTTAAAGTAATACTTAAAAATAAACTTTAAAATACTAATTTAAATCTTGGTGTAATTTTATTATTTTTGACGATAAATTTATGTCATCTATCTGACAAAAATAAATTTTTTTATTAATAAATTTTAATTATTTTATTTTAAGATAAACAAACTCTTATTTAAAATTTGTATAATATCGCTATGAAAAAGTGTTTTTATTATAAGATAAGTGGTTTGGTGCAAGGTGTTGGATTTCGTCCATTTGTGTATAATCTCGCGTTGGAATTTGAGCTATTCGGCGAGGTTTTTAACGATGATGAGGGTGTGAAGCTTACGCTATTTGGTGAAATTTCTGACATTAAGAGCTTTGAAGATGCGCTTTTTGCAAGGCTTCCAGCCCTTGCAAGGATAGATGAGTTTGAAAAAGTTGAGCTTTTTGATAAGAGTTTTAGCGAGTTTAGTATCATAGCTTCGCGCTCAGCTACAAAGCACGCGCCTATTTTACCAGACTTTGCGCTTTGTAGCGACTGCGAGCGTGAGTTTTTTGACCCTGCAAATGCACGCTATCACTATCCATTTATAAACTGCACTAACTGCGGGCCTAGATTTTCCATCATAAAGGCACTGCCATATGATAGACCAAACACCACGATGAGTAAATTTGTGATGTGTCAAAGCTGTCAAGATGAGTATAAAAATCCACTAGATAGACGCTATCACGCACAGCCTATATCTTGCCCAAAGTGCGGTCCAAAGCTAGTTTTAAAAGATAAAAACGGCTCTGTGATAAAAGAGGGCGATGAGAGCGTATGCAGGGCAGCTGAGCTCATAAAAGAGGGTAAAATTTTAGCCATAAAGGGACTAGGTGGCTTTCATTTGGTATGCGATAGTGCAAATTACGATAGTATAAAGACTTTACGCGAGCGAAAAACTCGCCCAAGTAAGCCGTTTGCCATAATGTGTAAGGATATAAAAATGGCAAAAGAGCTAGCTTTTATCTCTCAAGCTGAGGAAAAAATTTTAACTTCAAACCTAAAGCCAATAGTCATATTAAACCCAAAACCAAACTCACTACCTTTAAATTTAGCACCAGAGCTTAATAAAATAGGTATATTTTTACCAAACACAGGGCTTCATCTTTTGCTTTTTAGCTTTTTACAAAACGCCATCATAGCCACATCTGCAAATATATCTGGCGAGCCTATTATATATAATGAAAAGGATTTACTAGATAAGCTTGGCGGGGTCATTGACTTTTACCTTGATAATGATAGAGAAATTTACTCGCCAAGCGATGATAGTATAGTTTTTGTAGCAGACGATGAGCCGATATTTTTACGAACAAGCCGCGGAGTAAATCCAAAATTTATACACACTAGCCTTAAAGATGAGCGCACGATCTTAGCGGTGGGTGCTGAGCTTAAAAATCAATTTGCGATTTATAAAAACGGCGAGATAATGATAAGCCCATACATCGGCGATCTAAAAAATATCGCAACATTTGAGCGTTTTTTAAACCTTATAGAGCTATTTAAACAAACTTATGAGCTTAAATTTGATGAGATAGTAGCAGACCTTCATCCGCATTTTTTAAACCTAAAATGGGCAAAAGAGCAAGGCTGTAAGATAACGCAGATACAGCACCACTACGCGCATTTGCTCTCTGTTATGTTTGAAAATGACTTAGATGTAAGCAAGCGCTATCTTGGCTTTTGCTTTGATGGCACTGGATATGGAGATGATGGAAAAATTTGGGGTGGAGAGGTCATGAGGCTTGATAAAAATGGCTATGAAAGGGTGCTAAAATTTGATGAGTTTATGCTAATAGGCGCAGAAAGTAGCATAAAAAATATAAATCAAATAGCCCTTAGTATTAT contains:
- a CDS encoding proton-conducting transporter membrane subunit, yielding MITVYSLFLLSGIISIFLYNAQQTAVKVGFGLSAVSCFYAMCYFVANMGVSDSFALGGNFLYSPTFALNPLGNFFSFVVVFIGFASSVYGMSYAEEYIKKASVGVFACLFNFFILSMLLVISANNVFCFIVLWELMTLISSFLILVNDGKGTLKAVMVYLGIAQIGAFCITCGLLIIAYYAGSSEFSAWAGVKMPMMASVIVFILFLVGFGSKAGMWPFHVWLPMAHPAAPSNVSALMSGVMIKVALFTLVKFTLFLPLSIYFGLTVLILGAASSLFGVLYALCQHDYKALLAYHSVENIGIILLGLGTGIYGLAAGNNTLAAIGFLAGCYHVVNHAIFKGLLFLCAGSVLHATHTRDMDVLGGLAKKMPWTSVGMFIGIMGIAALPPVNGFVSEWFTYQGMLQGAMSEGVFVRYAFTLSVVALALTGVLVGMHLKLYAVIFAGTPRDQKIWENAKESPIGMVIGMVILMIGCVGFGVGANFVVEYIMTAVSSIQATSYQASVGLTLTSPIGSIVSTPLIAIILCSTMILPFAILVFMKANRTAPRETDPWACGFKYSSRMQMTGGPFTGDLRRIMNWLFKGERKVVAKDYFSPVEYHNHPKDIWWGMFYEPVIKWCTKFADKAGIFQSGYTNVYALYIVLYLCAVLAISYFLI
- a CDS encoding 4Fe-4S dicluster domain-containing protein, with the protein product MKQHKFVIADYKRCIGCATCMASCFKSAYERGKLSKSRLTVLRQAYGVMPTQCRQCDDGPCANVCPTGALRFNESCIELHEEICIGCKLCTIACPYGAISSNAELMPSINYATEPKYYLEIESQSGAKNIAIKCDICNGRENGPACVEVCPTSAIIMVDPVSHNHKLGRKIDSEAAESFVDKILAGKNVICAPSTKESQPEGIVINELSATPNEMAKSSQNLGGAL
- the hypF gene encoding carbamoyltransferase HypF, yielding MKKCFYYKISGLVQGVGFRPFVYNLALEFELFGEVFNDDEGVKLTLFGEISDIKSFEDALFARLPALARIDEFEKVELFDKSFSEFSIIASRSATKHAPILPDFALCSDCEREFFDPANARYHYPFINCTNCGPRFSIIKALPYDRPNTTMSKFVMCQSCQDEYKNPLDRRYHAQPISCPKCGPKLVLKDKNGSVIKEGDESVCRAAELIKEGKILAIKGLGGFHLVCDSANYDSIKTLRERKTRPSKPFAIMCKDIKMAKELAFISQAEEKILTSNLKPIVILNPKPNSLPLNLAPELNKIGIFLPNTGLHLLLFSFLQNAIIATSANISGEPIIYNEKDLLDKLGGVIDFYLDNDREIYSPSDDSIVFVADDEPIFLRTSRGVNPKFIHTSLKDERTILAVGAELKNQFAIYKNGEIMISPYIGDLKNIATFERFLNLIELFKQTYELKFDEIVADLHPHFLNLKWAKEQGCKITQIQHHYAHLLSVMFENDLDVSKRYLGFCFDGTGYGDDGKIWGGEVMRLDKNGYERVLKFDEFMLIGAESSIKNINQIALSIILKYDLESNAGEFLSRFDSKKLSNLKKLYENGSSCVATSSVGRIFDAFCSIVLGLDSVSYEGEAGMKMEKFYDDSLDVSYDFNIIDDKICFKNAFEGALKDEKATAITAFINGLANLICDICVKEDSEILLAGGVFQNKALLEKVINLFKQNSIKFYINRQNPTNDASIALGQIAHLLL